In a single window of the Heliangelus exortis chromosome 1, bHelExo1.hap1, whole genome shotgun sequence genome:
- the MRPL48 gene encoding large ribosomal subunit protein mL48: MSAALPKVLSLKRGAVLKKALVLSSLATPRENLLCAAGNGFLSCQRHYRSHPAHGIGRYKYLLPKEGPKRRKDRVQMKEINVGTEHEYGDLNIQMTSYDMCLVEQFASYVHRLCNSLSIRVIESYAMPTKTNEVLYLEERGSKLQLDAILTTHQRVVQITGLSSTFAPILLEIIQSNQPEGVHLLMKEHTEADFKSRLKSRPELEELLAQMS; this comes from the exons GTGCTGAAGAAGGCCCTGGTGCTCAGCAG CTTAGCAACACCCAGAGAAAATCTTCTGTGTGCTGCAG GGAATGGATTCCTGAGTTGCCAGAGGCACTACAGATCCCATCCTGCTCATGGAATTGGGAGGTACAAATACCTCCTCCCAAAGGAG ggtccaaagaggaggaaggatAGAGTACAGATGAAAGAGATAAATGTGGGGACTGAGCATGAGTATGGAGACCTCAACATCCAGATGACCTCCTATGACATGTGTCTGGTGGAGCAGTTTGCCAGCTACGTGCACAGACTCTGCAACAGCCTCAGCATCAGAGTCATTGAGAG CTATGCCATGCCCACCAAAACCAATGAAGTGCTCTACCTGGAAGAGAGAGGTTCCAAACTGCAGCTGGATGCCATCCTTACCACCCACCAGAGGGTTGTCCAG atcacTGGTTTGAGCTCAACATTTGCTCCCATCCTTCTGGAAATTATTCAGAGTAATCAGCCTGAGGGGGTCCATCTCCTGATGAAAGAG cacacAGAAGCTGACTTCAAGAGCAGATTGAAGTCTCGACCAGAACTGGAAGAGCTTCTGGCACAGATGAGCTGA
- the COA4 gene encoding cytochrome c oxidase assembly factor 4 homolog, mitochondrial isoform X1, whose translation MRPLSGLLKSSPSFSGGSFYHKTENYRIFRVGRALPAPPVPTPGWAGTPPTAQVAPSSIQPALKNFQGWMGNLPPPLWTTCARLSPPSWMARPGHARNHSRLEEAGAEDAEDPLDSIISQSGCREQHQELQLCMAERKDWRQCQNHLRAFGDCMAQQNRAKELGKGGTSRNQTHPTPTGD comes from the exons ATGAGACCCCTAAGTGGGCTCTTAAAAAGCTCCCCAAGTTTCTCTGGAGGCTCCTTTTACCACAAAACagagaattacagaattttcagggttggaagggcccttccagctcctccagttccaacccctggatgggcagggacccctcccacagcccaggttgctccaagctccatccaacctgcccttaaaaacttccagggatggatggggaatcttccaccacctctctggacaacctgtgccaggctctcaccaccctcctg gATGGCCAGGCCAGGCCATGCCAGGAACCATTCCAGGTTGGAagaagctggagctgaggatgctgaggacCCTCTGGATTCCATCATCTCCCAgtcaggctgcagggagcagcaccaggagctgcagctctgcatggCTGAGAGGAAGGACTGGAGGCAGTGCCAGAACCACCTCAGGGCCTTTGGGGACTGCATGGCCCAACAGAACCGAGCCAAGGAACTGGGCAAGGGGGGCACCAGCAGGAACCAAACCCACCCGACACCCACTGGGGACTGA
- the COA4 gene encoding cytochrome c oxidase assembly factor 4 homolog, mitochondrial isoform X3: MARPGHARNHSRLEEAGAEDAEDPLDSIISQSGCREQHQELQLCMAERKDWRQCQNHLRAFGDCMAQQNRAKELGKGGTSRNQTHPTPTGD, encoded by the coding sequence ATGGCCAGGCCAGGCCATGCCAGGAACCATTCCAGGTTGGAagaagctggagctgaggatgctgaggacCCTCTGGATTCCATCATCTCCCAgtcaggctgcagggagcagcaccaggagctgcagctctgcatggCTGAGAGGAAGGACTGGAGGCAGTGCCAGAACCACCTCAGGGCCTTTGGGGACTGCATGGCCCAACAGAACCGAGCCAAGGAACTGGGCAAGGGGGGCACCAGCAGGAACCAAACCCACCCGACACCCACTGGGGACTGA